From the Leucobacter denitrificans genome, one window contains:
- the glpK gene encoding glycerol kinase GlpK, producing the protein MGNYILAIDQGTTSTRAIVFDRGGRLIATGQREHTQHMPQAGWVEHNATEIWKHTQEVIGTALGRAKLNESDIEAVGITNQRETTVVWNRETGEPIYNAIVWQDTRTQSIVDQLAAESELGAERFKAKTGLPLASYFSASKIAWILENVEGAREEAEAGKLAFGTTDTWVLWNLTGGVNGGIHTTDVTNASRTMLMDLKTLTWDDELLGAFGVPRSMLPEIRSSSEVYGTAHETSLLRGTPIAGILGDQQAATFGQAAFNAGDSKNTYGTGCFLIFQTGEDIVHSANGLLTTVSYKLGDEPAHYALEGSIAVAGSLVQWLRDQIGLIASATEVEKLAASVDDNGGVYLVPAFSGLFAPYWRPDARGALVGLTRYSNRGHIARAALEAVAYQTRDVLDAVNADVAAANGAPLTELRVDGGMVANDTLMQFQADMLNTSVVRPAVTETTALGAAYAAGLAVGFWSGLDELRENWREDQRWEPSINPGERDRLLRQWHKAVTKSMDWVDDDVR; encoded by the coding sequence ATGGGAAACTACATTCTCGCGATCGACCAGGGCACCACATCAACCCGCGCGATCGTCTTTGACCGAGGCGGAAGGCTCATCGCCACGGGCCAGCGTGAACACACACAGCACATGCCACAGGCGGGCTGGGTAGAGCACAATGCGACAGAAATTTGGAAGCACACCCAGGAAGTGATCGGCACCGCTCTCGGCCGTGCCAAGCTCAATGAGAGCGACATCGAGGCAGTCGGCATCACCAATCAGCGCGAGACAACCGTGGTGTGGAATCGCGAGACCGGTGAGCCGATCTACAATGCGATTGTCTGGCAAGACACGCGAACGCAGAGCATTGTGGATCAGCTCGCAGCAGAATCCGAGCTCGGAGCCGAACGATTCAAGGCGAAGACTGGGCTGCCGCTCGCGAGCTATTTTTCGGCCTCCAAAATCGCCTGGATCCTCGAGAACGTTGAGGGCGCCAGGGAAGAAGCCGAGGCCGGAAAACTCGCCTTTGGCACCACGGATACGTGGGTACTCTGGAACCTCACCGGCGGAGTAAACGGCGGCATTCACACCACTGACGTCACGAACGCATCGCGTACCATGCTCATGGATCTCAAGACGCTCACATGGGACGACGAGTTGCTCGGCGCATTTGGCGTACCTCGTTCGATGCTCCCCGAGATCCGCTCGTCATCTGAGGTGTACGGCACCGCGCACGAAACGTCGCTACTCCGCGGCACCCCTATTGCAGGGATCTTGGGCGATCAGCAGGCAGCGACGTTCGGGCAGGCTGCGTTTAACGCCGGGGACTCAAAAAACACCTACGGTACTGGTTGTTTTCTCATCTTCCAGACCGGTGAAGACATTGTGCACTCCGCCAACGGCTTGCTCACCACAGTGAGCTACAAACTTGGAGACGAACCCGCCCACTACGCACTCGAAGGCTCGATCGCAGTTGCGGGTTCACTGGTGCAATGGTTGCGTGACCAAATTGGACTCATCGCTTCTGCCACTGAGGTCGAAAAACTCGCCGCTTCGGTTGATGACAACGGCGGCGTGTATCTCGTTCCTGCGTTCTCTGGCCTCTTTGCACCGTACTGGCGGCCCGACGCGCGCGGCGCACTGGTTGGGCTCACAAGATACTCGAATCGCGGACACATTGCGCGCGCAGCACTTGAGGCAGTTGCGTACCAAACCCGCGACGTACTGGATGCGGTCAATGCCGACGTGGCAGCCGCCAACGGTGCGCCGCTCACCGAACTCCGCGTTGACGGTGGCATGGTGGCGAACGACACACTCATGCAGTTTCAAGCCGACATGCTCAATACCTCGGTCGTGCGCCCGGCTGTAACCGAGACAACGGCGCTCGGTGCGGCGTATGCAGCTGGTCTCGCCGTTGGTTTCTGGTCGGGGCTCGACGAGCTCCGCGAAAATTGGCGCGAAGATCAACGATGGGAGCCGTCAATCAACCCTGGTGAGCGAGATCGCTTACTCAGGCAGTGGCACAAGGCTGTCACGAAGTCGATGGACTGGGTCGACGACGACGTGCGCTAA
- a CDS encoding glutathione S-transferase C-terminal domain-containing protein encodes MGKSEQQFSTKGAYVTGGAEFTRDTNYIEDRIVRDPEAVKQLPAPPQSSIGSLGYGLSDGAEAWPVEPGRYRLVAANACPWANRTVIVRRLLGLEDVISLGRPGPVHDVRSWTFDLDEGGVDPILGTERLQENYFTRFPGYPRGITVPAIVDIPTGGVVTNDYPQITLDFSTEWREYHREGAPNLLPESTLDDMWPVIKRVFTEVNNGVYRCGFAGSQDAYETAYARLWEAFDWLEERLSKHRYLMGATITEADVRLFTTLARFDPVYHGHFKTNRNKLAEMENLWGYARDLFQTPGFGDTIDFVQIKQHYYITHEDVNPTQIVPSGPDLGNWLDPHDRERLGGSPFGDGTAPGPVSEHERIAAGHNPLYPLLSD; translated from the coding sequence ATGGGTAAGAGCGAGCAGCAATTTTCCACAAAAGGTGCTTATGTTACGGGTGGCGCTGAGTTCACGCGAGATACGAACTACATCGAGGACCGCATAGTTCGAGATCCTGAGGCTGTAAAACAACTTCCTGCCCCTCCGCAGTCAAGTATCGGATCTCTTGGTTACGGTTTGAGCGATGGTGCGGAGGCGTGGCCAGTAGAGCCGGGACGGTATCGGCTCGTTGCCGCAAATGCTTGCCCGTGGGCAAATCGCACCGTCATCGTGAGACGGCTCCTAGGGCTCGAAGACGTGATATCGCTCGGACGCCCCGGTCCAGTGCACGACGTGCGCTCGTGGACGTTCGACCTCGACGAAGGCGGTGTCGATCCGATACTAGGAACCGAGCGTCTCCAAGAAAACTATTTCACTCGCTTTCCCGGCTATCCTCGTGGAATCACAGTTCCCGCGATCGTAGATATTCCTACGGGGGGAGTGGTGACCAACGACTACCCTCAGATCACGCTCGACTTTTCGACCGAGTGGCGCGAGTATCACCGAGAAGGGGCGCCAAACCTTCTCCCGGAGAGCACGCTTGACGATATGTGGCCCGTGATTAAGCGAGTATTCACCGAGGTAAACAATGGTGTGTACCGCTGCGGTTTTGCGGGAAGCCAAGATGCTTATGAGACGGCCTACGCGAGGCTCTGGGAGGCCTTTGACTGGCTCGAGGAGCGGCTCTCAAAGCACCGTTACCTCATGGGCGCAACCATCACCGAGGCTGACGTGCGACTCTTCACCACGCTCGCACGCTTCGATCCCGTGTATCACGGCCACTTCAAGACGAATCGAAACAAGCTCGCTGAGATGGAGAACCTTTGGGGCTACGCTCGCGACCTGTTTCAGACTCCAGGTTTTGGAGACACGATCGACTTCGTGCAGATCAAGCAGCACTATTACATCACTCACGAAGATGTGAACCCGACGCAAATTGTTCCGTCGGGCCCTGACCTTGGCAATTGGCTCGATCCACACGATCGAGAGAGGCTCGGCGGTTCGCCATTCGGTGATGGCACGGCACCTGGGCCGGTGAGCGAGCATGAGCGGATCGCAGCGGGCCACAACCCGCTGTACCCCCTCTTATCTGACTAA
- a CDS encoding DNA-3-methyladenine glycosylase I, with product MSTGAASTLVRSSWALQDPLLTEYYDREWGMPVRDDQGVFERLTLEAFQSGLSWLTILRKRDAFRAAFHDFDPVPIAQYDEADVNRLLADPGIIRNRLKIEATISNARALIEMQAKGQSLAEVVWSYMPESSPTPTEDSEVPSASDESVALAKDLKHRGFRFVGPTTMYALMCALGVVDVHLVSSHRRGCSGLWNRDGSRVEQ from the coding sequence GTGTCAACTGGTGCTGCATCAACACTTGTTCGAAGCTCATGGGCGCTTCAAGATCCACTACTCACTGAGTATTACGATCGCGAGTGGGGCATGCCCGTGCGTGATGATCAGGGCGTCTTTGAAAGGCTGACGCTTGAGGCGTTCCAGTCAGGCCTCTCTTGGCTGACGATCTTGCGCAAGCGTGACGCCTTTCGTGCGGCATTTCATGACTTCGATCCCGTACCCATCGCCCAGTACGACGAAGCAGATGTAAACAGACTGCTCGCAGACCCTGGCATCATACGAAACCGGCTCAAGATTGAGGCAACGATTTCTAACGCCCGCGCGCTCATTGAAATGCAAGCGAAGGGTCAGTCTCTCGCCGAAGTCGTTTGGAGCTACATGCCAGAATCTTCTCCAACGCCAACTGAAGACAGCGAGGTGCCGAGCGCATCTGACGAGTCAGTGGCGCTGGCAAAAGATCTCAAACATCGTGGGTTTCGATTCGTTGGACCAACGACAATGTACGCACTTATGTGTGCGCTCGGGGTCGTTGACGTACACCTAGTGTCGAGTCATAGGCGTGGGTGCTCGGGGCTTTGGAATCGCGACGGCTCACGTGTGGAACAGTAA
- the gatB gene encoding Asp-tRNA(Asn)/Glu-tRNA(Gln) amidotransferase subunit GatB — translation MAKTKLMDFERALELFEPVIGLEVHVELNTKTKMFSPAPNIFGSEPNTNLAPVCLGLPGSLPVLNEQAVRYSISLGLALGCEIAEVSGFARKNYFYPDMGKNYQISQYDDPIAHDGSVEIELESGRVVHVPIERAHMEEDAGKLNHVGGSTGRIQGAEYSLVDYNRAGVPLVEIVTRPIFGGEADTPEIASAYVSTIRDLVVSLGISDARMERGNIRCDANVSLRLRGNEEAGMSVLGTRTETKNVNSLRSIERAVRFEIQRQAQILSEGGSITQETRHWHEDTGETSPGRPKSDADDYRYFPEPDLAPLTPSRDLVEELRAALPEHPTLRRRRLREEWGFSALEFRDVVNGGLVNDIEATVAAGVPAQTARKWWTGEIARIANERSATPSDLITPSQIVELVALVDAGTLNDKLARQVIQGIIDGEGSAQEIVDARGLAIVSDDGALIEAVDAALAQQPDVLEKIRSGKVQAAGAIIGSVMKAMRGQADAARVRELVLERASV, via the coding sequence ATGGCAAAGACAAAGCTCATGGACTTTGAGCGGGCGCTCGAACTGTTCGAACCCGTCATTGGGCTCGAGGTTCACGTGGAGCTCAATACGAAGACCAAGATGTTCTCGCCCGCGCCGAACATCTTCGGTTCTGAGCCGAACACGAACCTCGCGCCTGTGTGTCTTGGGCTTCCGGGCTCGCTCCCGGTGCTCAATGAGCAGGCGGTTCGCTACTCGATCAGTCTCGGACTCGCACTCGGTTGCGAAATTGCCGAGGTTTCAGGGTTCGCGCGCAAGAATTATTTCTACCCCGATATGGGCAAGAATTACCAGATTTCGCAGTACGACGATCCGATCGCACACGACGGTTCAGTAGAAATTGAACTCGAATCGGGACGTGTGGTGCATGTGCCGATTGAACGCGCTCACATGGAAGAAGATGCGGGCAAGCTGAATCACGTTGGTGGCTCCACGGGGCGCATCCAGGGTGCAGAGTATTCGCTCGTTGATTACAACCGTGCGGGTGTGCCCCTCGTAGAGATCGTGACACGACCGATTTTCGGCGGCGAAGCTGACACCCCTGAAATTGCTTCGGCCTACGTTTCGACGATTCGTGATCTCGTAGTATCCCTAGGTATCTCGGATGCACGGATGGAGCGAGGAAACATTCGCTGCGACGCGAACGTATCATTGCGCCTACGTGGCAACGAAGAGGCTGGAATGAGCGTGCTGGGCACTCGCACTGAGACGAAGAACGTGAACTCACTGCGTTCCATCGAACGCGCGGTGCGCTTCGAGATCCAGCGCCAGGCCCAGATTCTCTCTGAAGGTGGATCGATCACGCAGGAGACCCGCCACTGGCACGAGGACACGGGCGAGACCTCGCCAGGTCGTCCAAAGAGTGACGCAGACGATTACCGGTACTTCCCGGAGCCAGACCTTGCTCCGCTCACGCCATCACGCGACCTCGTTGAGGAATTGCGGGCTGCGCTTCCAGAGCACCCGACGCTTCGTCGCCGTCGCCTTCGCGAGGAGTGGGGCTTCTCAGCGCTCGAGTTCCGCGACGTTGTAAACGGCGGTCTTGTGAACGATATCGAAGCCACGGTCGCTGCGGGAGTTCCAGCGCAGACCGCACGTAAGTGGTGGACTGGCGAGATTGCACGCATCGCGAACGAACGATCAGCAACACCATCCGACCTCATCACACCATCGCAGATTGTCGAGCTCGTCGCTCTCGTCGATGCTGGCACACTCAACGACAAGCTGGCTCGACAGGTCATCCAAGGCATCATTGATGGCGAGGGTTCTGCCCAGGAGATCGTCGATGCTCGTGGACTCGCGATCGTGTCAGACGACGGCGCACTCATTGAGGCCGTAGATGCCGCACTCGCGCAGCAGCCAGACGTGCTCGAAAAGATTCGCTCGGGCAAGGTTCAGGCCGCCGGTGCGATTATCGGTTCGGTCATGAAAGCGATGCGAGGCCAGGCAGACGCGGCACGTGTTCGAGAGCTGGTGCTCGAGCGCGCCAGCGTTTAG
- the ligA gene encoding NAD-dependent DNA ligase LigA — protein sequence MTESSENFSDFERAREESERLTAEIERYRLAYHSEGVSLVSDAEYDALFRRLEAIEREHPELAGQDSPTQEVGAAVVSAGFPEHEHAERMLSLDNVFSIDEFREWAEKTKASVGTDVRWLSELKIDGLAINLAYRDGKLETATTRGDGRVGEDITENVQFIPVIPTSLNGDDIPEFFEARGEVFLCTEDFEALNERQHELQAAHAEAQRARGVAEENITVKYPEFANARNTAAGSLRQRAEKKNDADLALMRSRLGRLSMYMHGIGAWDSPAFSNQSDAYDLLKSWGLPVSPHSRVFDTVDEVVQFIEDCGERRHDFEHEIDGIVVKVNDLSMHDELGVTSRAPRWAIAYKYPPEEVHTKLLDIRIGVGRTGRATPYAVMEPVHVAGSTVSQATLHNQDVVRAKGVMIGDTVVLRKAGDVIPEILGAVIERRDGSEREWIMPDHCPECGTELRAMKEGDIDLRCPNARACPAQVRGRVEHIGSRGGLDIEVLGEVTAAALTQPQGDDEPLLVTEAGLFSLTEDLLLRHPYFRRKDGSASKDAETFIAELDKAKTKPLWRLLVALNIRHVGPVAARALAEWFGSLEAIRAASVEELSEVEGVGGIIAESLSEWFTVDWHVEIVDQWATAGVQWSTPGHPGPGAARSVDGVLAGLTVVATGTLEGFTRDGAKEAIIQAGGKAASSVSKKTDYVAAGPGAGSKLTKAEELGIPVLNAEQFAVLVTQGPSGLRELSTDE from the coding sequence GTGACTGAATCATCTGAGAACTTCAGCGATTTCGAACGAGCGCGCGAAGAGTCCGAACGCCTCACAGCAGAGATCGAGCGATACCGCCTCGCCTACCACTCTGAGGGCGTCAGCCTCGTCTCAGATGCCGAGTACGACGCGCTATTTCGGCGGCTTGAGGCGATCGAGCGCGAACATCCAGAGCTAGCAGGCCAAGACAGCCCGACTCAGGAGGTCGGTGCTGCAGTCGTCTCAGCGGGGTTTCCAGAGCACGAACACGCGGAGCGAATGCTCAGTCTCGATAACGTGTTTTCGATTGACGAGTTTCGCGAATGGGCTGAAAAGACGAAAGCATCTGTCGGCACTGATGTTCGTTGGCTCTCCGAGCTCAAGATAGATGGGCTCGCAATCAATCTTGCTTACCGAGATGGAAAACTTGAGACCGCAACCACCCGCGGCGACGGGCGGGTCGGCGAGGACATCACGGAGAATGTGCAGTTCATCCCGGTGATTCCAACCAGTCTCAACGGGGATGATATTCCAGAGTTCTTTGAGGCTCGAGGAGAGGTGTTTCTTTGCACCGAAGACTTTGAGGCGTTGAATGAGCGGCAGCACGAATTACAGGCTGCGCACGCGGAGGCTCAGCGCGCGCGAGGAGTAGCCGAAGAAAACATCACTGTGAAGTATCCCGAGTTTGCGAATGCCCGCAATACTGCCGCCGGAAGTTTGCGGCAGCGGGCTGAGAAGAAAAACGACGCAGACCTTGCGCTTATGCGGTCTAGACTCGGCAGACTCTCGATGTACATGCACGGTATCGGCGCGTGGGATTCCCCGGCGTTTTCCAACCAATCAGATGCGTATGACCTTCTGAAGTCTTGGGGCCTTCCTGTGTCGCCGCACTCTCGCGTATTCGATACGGTCGACGAGGTGGTGCAATTTATCGAAGACTGCGGCGAGCGCCGTCATGATTTCGAGCATGAGATCGATGGAATCGTGGTGAAGGTTAACGATCTATCGATGCACGATGAGCTGGGGGTGACTAGCCGGGCACCGCGTTGGGCGATTGCTTACAAGTACCCTCCAGAAGAGGTTCACACGAAACTGCTCGATATTCGAATCGGTGTTGGGCGTACTGGTCGGGCGACACCTTATGCGGTCATGGAGCCAGTGCACGTTGCGGGGTCAACGGTGAGCCAGGCAACACTTCACAATCAAGACGTCGTTCGTGCAAAGGGCGTAATGATCGGCGACACCGTCGTGCTTCGCAAGGCGGGCGACGTTATCCCCGAGATTCTCGGTGCGGTCATCGAGCGGCGTGACGGCAGCGAACGTGAGTGGATCATGCCAGATCACTGCCCCGAGTGTGGCACTGAGCTGCGTGCGATGAAAGAGGGCGACATCGACCTCCGGTGCCCGAATGCTCGTGCGTGCCCCGCTCAGGTTCGGGGGCGCGTCGAGCACATTGGTTCGCGTGGCGGCCTCGATATCGAAGTGCTCGGGGAGGTGACGGCTGCCGCGTTAACGCAGCCACAGGGGGATGATGAGCCACTGCTTGTTACAGAGGCGGGGCTATTCTCTCTCACCGAGGATCTGCTCCTGCGTCATCCCTACTTTCGGAGAAAGGATGGGAGCGCGTCTAAGGATGCGGAGACCTTTATTGCCGAGCTCGATAAGGCAAAGACGAAGCCGCTGTGGCGACTGCTGGTCGCCCTGAATATTCGCCATGTGGGTCCCGTTGCCGCCCGGGCACTCGCCGAATGGTTTGGCTCGCTTGAAGCCATACGTGCGGCGAGTGTCGAGGAGCTTTCTGAGGTTGAGGGGGTCGGCGGCATCATCGCCGAGTCGCTCTCAGAGTGGTTTACGGTCGATTGGCACGTCGAAATTGTGGATCAGTGGGCGACCGCCGGCGTGCAATGGTCGACCCCGGGTCACCCAGGCCCTGGGGCAGCGCGATCTGTTGATGGCGTGTTGGCGGGCCTCACCGTGGTGGCCACGGGAACGCTTGAGGGATTCACGCGTGATGGGGCCAAGGAAGCGATCATTCAGGCGGGCGGAAAGGCCGCATCGAGCGTGTCTAAGAAGACGGATTACGTTGCAGCGGGTCCGGGTGCAGGATCGAAGCTGACGAAGGCAGAGGAACTTGGTATTCCCGTGCTGAACGCCGAACAGTTTGCTGTTCTCGTGACTCAGGGACCGAGCGGTTTGCGGGAGTTATCCACAGATGAGTGA
- the gatC gene encoding Asp-tRNA(Asn)/Glu-tRNA(Gln) amidotransferase subunit GatC: protein MPENHAAPSEITTSTVEHLAGLARIALTDTEIETLTSELGSILTNIAKVSEVATPDVPATSHPIPLSNVTREDVVSDVLSREEALQNAPAAADGMFRVSSILGEEQ from the coding sequence ATGCCAGAGAATCATGCGGCCCCGAGCGAGATCACTACGTCTACCGTGGAACACCTCGCCGGGCTTGCCAGGATTGCACTCACCGACACCGAGATTGAGACGCTCACGAGCGAACTCGGATCGATACTTACGAATATCGCAAAGGTGAGCGAAGTCGCGACACCTGATGTTCCTGCGACGAGCCACCCGATCCCGCTAAGCAACGTCACGCGCGAAGACGTCGTGTCTGACGTTCTTTCGCGCGAAGAGGCGTTGCAGAACGCTCCCGCGGCTGCCGACGGCATGTTCCGGGTCTCATCGATCTTGGGTGAAGAGCAGTAG
- the gatA gene encoding Asp-tRNA(Asn)/Glu-tRNA(Gln) amidotransferase subunit GatA, translating to MNELIQLTAADLAAKLQAGDVSAEEATRAHLDRIAAVDGDLNAFLATNEEVSLEAARAIDARRAAGEELGELAGVPLAVKDVLVTTDMPSTSGSKMLEGYRSPFDATSVAKARAAGLISIGKTNMDEFAMGSSTENSAYGPTRNPWALDRVPGGSGGGSAAAVSAFEAPLALGSDTGGSIRQPAALTGTVGAKPTYGGVSRYGAIALASSLDQIGPCARTVLDTALLHDVIAGHDPHDSTSLAHEWPSMVAAARGGANPESLRGLRVGVVKQLMLDGVQPGVKARFEETLALMSEQGAEIIEIDAPHFEYAVAAYYLILPSEASSNLAKYDSVRFGLRVEPEGGGTIEGVMSATREAGFGAEVKRRIILGTYALSAGYYDAYYGSAQKVRTLIQRDFASAFAQVDVIASPTAPTTAWQLGAHRGNPMQDYLNDATTIPANLAGIPGLSLPVGTAAEDGLPVGLQLMAPAFEDARLYRAGAAIETLVTERDGTPFWAQAPSLTAAGKAGA from the coding sequence ATGAATGAACTAATTCAGCTCACCGCTGCAGACCTCGCCGCAAAGCTCCAGGCAGGTGACGTGTCCGCCGAAGAGGCGACACGCGCTCATCTCGACCGTATTGCTGCCGTTGACGGTGATCTCAATGCGTTTCTTGCTACAAATGAGGAGGTGTCGCTCGAAGCCGCGCGCGCAATTGATGCGAGACGAGCTGCGGGTGAGGAGCTTGGCGAACTCGCGGGAGTTCCTCTCGCAGTGAAAGACGTGTTGGTCACAACCGATATGCCGTCGACCTCGGGATCAAAGATGCTCGAGGGGTACCGCTCACCATTCGACGCCACTTCGGTCGCGAAGGCCCGTGCAGCCGGTCTCATCTCTATCGGCAAGACAAACATGGACGAGTTTGCGATGGGGTCCTCCACGGAGAACTCTGCATACGGTCCGACGCGCAACCCGTGGGCACTTGACCGAGTTCCCGGAGGCTCAGGAGGTGGCTCGGCTGCTGCCGTAAGCGCTTTCGAAGCACCGCTTGCACTGGGTTCTGACACAGGTGGCTCGATTCGCCAGCCCGCTGCACTCACGGGCACAGTTGGTGCGAAGCCAACCTATGGTGGGGTCAGTCGCTACGGCGCGATCGCACTTGCTTCGTCCCTTGACCAGATCGGGCCGTGCGCGCGCACTGTGCTCGATACCGCACTTCTGCACGACGTGATCGCAGGTCACGATCCGCACGATTCAACTTCGCTCGCTCACGAGTGGCCATCAATGGTGGCTGCCGCGCGCGGTGGGGCAAACCCGGAGTCACTCAGGGGGCTGCGAGTTGGAGTCGTGAAACAGCTCATGCTTGATGGCGTTCAGCCAGGTGTTAAAGCACGATTCGAAGAGACTCTTGCTTTGATGTCGGAACAGGGGGCTGAGATTATCGAGATCGACGCACCTCACTTCGAGTACGCGGTAGCAGCGTATTACCTCATCCTTCCTTCTGAAGCGTCGAGCAATCTTGCAAAGTATGATTCGGTTCGCTTTGGGTTGCGGGTGGAACCGGAAGGTGGCGGCACCATCGAGGGTGTCATGAGTGCGACCCGAGAAGCCGGCTTTGGCGCTGAGGTAAAGCGCAGAATTATTCTGGGCACTTACGCGCTTTCAGCGGGCTACTACGACGCCTACTACGGCAGTGCTCAAAAAGTTCGCACGCTCATCCAGCGTGACTTTGCGAGTGCCTTTGCGCAGGTCGATGTGATTGCATCACCGACAGCACCAACAACTGCGTGGCAGCTTGGTGCACACCGCGGTAACCCGATGCAGGACTACCTCAATGACGCGACCACGATTCCGGCGAACCTCGCGGGTATTCCAGGCCTGAGCCTGCCGGTGGGAACGGCAGCTGAAGATGGGCTACCAGTTGGGCTCCAGCTCATGGCGCCAGCGTTCGAAGACGCCCGGTTGTACCGTGCTGGCGCAGCGATTGAGACCCTCGTCACTGAACGAGACGGTACTCCGTTCTGGGCTCAAGCTCCATCACTCACTGCAGCCGGAAAGGCGGGCGCATAA